Proteins found in one Plasmodium coatneyi strain Hackeri chromosome 10, complete sequence genomic segment:
- a CDS encoding SICA antigen, protein MKKKNKIKKYFGLPGKRKRYRRAHQVRGLPSLEEQLHHVDDQDGPREYTLVKERKQPRSAPKDGRTKRPKKRGADRRCAGHRMIIDIHLEVLDECQKGDMHSTKEDFLEILVQEFMRCEFTKEENVPEEQVSMVPSSDSGFRVNVPKEDASEEQVQCSCLTFSEEDFVPKEEVSKEDVLKEDIPKESVPREEVPSSRFML, encoded by the exons atgaaaaaaaaaaataaaataaaaaaa TACTTTGGATTGCCTGGcaaaagaaaacgttacagaagagctcatcaagtacgtggtctaccttccttagaagaacaactccatcatgtggacgaccaggatggtccacgtgaatataccttagtaaaggaacgaaaacaacCGAGATCTGCACCCAAAGATGGAAGAACGAAGAGGCCAAAAAAACGTGGTGCTGATCGTCGTTGTGCTGGTcaccgcatgattattgatattcatttagaagtcttagacgaatgtcaaaaaggggacatgcattcgacgaaggaggactttcttgaaattttggttcaagaatttatgcgATGCGAATTCacgaaagaagaaaatgttccggAGGAACAAGTTTCTATG gttccaagttcagattccgggtttagggttaatgtccctaaggaagatgcatctgaggaacaggttcaatgTTCATGTTTAACGTTTAgcgaggaagactttgttcccaaggaagaagtttctaaggaagatgttcttaaggaagatattcctaaggaaagtgttcctagggaagaggttccaagttcacgGTTTATgctgtag